The following proteins are encoded in a genomic region of Triticum dicoccoides isolate Atlit2015 ecotype Zavitan chromosome 1B, WEW_v2.0, whole genome shotgun sequence:
- the LOC119312222 gene encoding uncharacterized protein LOC119312222 — translation MASAIMFRRLSKTLAMSPAAAVASGMTSQHHQLQQRAPVSGTSKGKAKLKAGMPLRRSVIAKKGGAPATAGSGGAGRGHREAIERITQIAESCLKSSTPLRHLSPKERLREAKREELGLIPKERQRELDMAKAKAKAKSKGASGGDGDRVLMGPPGLDYISLGLVDEEAIPEYELTVEDGRRLAKEYSRVLMRRHRARQTAESTLLRLKKKAIAALPEKLRAAAMVPDMTPFPANRYMATLTPPIEGYIEKVRDAAKKYSVKEKLR, via the coding sequence ATGGCTTCAGCCATCATGTTTCGGCGTCTTTCCAAGACACTCGCCatgagcccagcagcagcagtggcatcTGGTATGACCAGCCAGCATCACCAGCTTCAGCAGCGTGCACCAGTGAGCGGCACATCCAAGGGCAAGGCAAAGCTCAAAGCTGGGATGCCTCTGAGGCGCAGCGTTATAGCAAagaaggggggcgcgcctgccactGCTGGGAGCGGCGGCGCTGGCCGTGGTCACCGTGAAGCGATCGAGCGGATTACTCAGATTGCAGAGTCTTGTCTGAAGTCCTCTACTCCTCTACGACACCTGTCCCCCAAGGAGCGTCTTCGCGAGGCGAAGCGTGAGGAGCTTGGGCTCATCCCCAAGGAACGGCAACGTGAGCTTGATATGGCCAAGGCTAAAGCTAAAGCCAAGTCCAAGGGTGCCAGTGGAGGTGATGGTGACCGTGTTCTGATGGGTCCACCAGGCCTTGACTATATCAGTCTTGGTCTTGTAGATGAGGAGGCTATCCCTGAGTATGAGCTGACAGTCGAAGATGGCCGGCGTCTTGCCAAAGAATACAGCCGTGTGCTAATGCGACGGCACCGTGCACGTCAAACGGCAGAGTCGACTCTCTTGAGGCTCAAGAAGAAGGCCATTGCTGCGCTCCCTGAGAAGCTGCGAGCTGCTGCTATGGTTCCTGACATGACGCCATTCCCTGCAAACCGCTACATGGCAACGCTCACGCCACCCATTGAAGGGTATATTGAAAAGGTGCGAGACGCTGCCAAGAAGTATTCTGTGAAGGAGAAACTTCGCTGA